One genomic window of Pirellulales bacterium includes the following:
- a CDS encoding DUF1569 domain-containing protein produces the protein MPERRQLTFQTLDEVMPEVARLLEGYTVVGKWSLAQILHHLAITIRSTARPASDVPPATSEQTAIHKRFFALDRFPDGRPAPPPFDPPQGLDPLVEAPSLDRALERFASATGPFPAHPVIGPLSGEEWARFHAMHAAHHLGFAVPTK, from the coding sequence ATGCCTGAGCGGCGGCAATTGACGTTTCAGACTCTTGATGAAGTGATGCCGGAGGTCGCCCGCCTGCTCGAGGGGTACACCGTCGTCGGCAAATGGTCGCTGGCGCAGATTCTGCACCACCTTGCGATCACGATTCGTAGCACCGCGCGACCGGCATCCGATGTTCCGCCGGCAACGAGCGAACAAACCGCGATCCACAAGCGCTTCTTCGCGTTGGATCGATTTCCCGATGGGCGCCCCGCGCCGCCACCGTTCGATCCGCCCCAAGGACTTGACCCGCTTGTCGAAGCGCCGTCTCTGGACCGCGCGCTCGAACGATTTGCGTCGGCCACAGGTCCGTTTCCAGCTCACCCGGTGATTGGCCCCTTGTCAGGCGAAGAATGGGCCCGTTTTCACGCTATGCACGCGGCTCATCACCTGGGATT